The following proteins are co-located in the Eptesicus fuscus isolate TK198812 chromosome 9, DD_ASM_mEF_20220401, whole genome shotgun sequence genome:
- the SH2D5 gene encoding SH2 domain-containing protein 5 isoform X1 — MQKAGARGRRASDCGPAPHRPRCITKFAQQYVGSFSVDDLDTQEGVWLVQQQLWALKDCPRRRAVILKFSLQGLKIYSGEGEVLLMAHALRRILYSTWCPADCQFAFVARNPRSPASKLFCHLFVGRQPGEVQILHLLLCRSFQLAYLLQHPAERAQPEPCLGPAGDVPLKPLASPGRPPGLVREPFVRDQLSQNVRALVSFRRLPAEGPVGSGKELLELEGCGSARHFRLGNPYCSPTLVRKKAIRSKVIRSGAYRGCTYETQLQLSAREAFPAAWEAWPQGPGGPACLVETEGSLTENIWAFAGISRPSALALLRRDVLGAFLLWPEPGACGQWCLSVRTQCGVVPHHVFRNHLGRYSVEHLPAEFPSLEALVEHHAGTARSLFCSLDMGRLNPGYEEQDCGPEGRPPRTLRPLGHAKSEAELQGLG, encoded by the exons ATGCAGAAGGCCGGGGCGAGGGGCCGGAGGGCCTCTGACTGCGGCCCTGCCCCTCACCGACCCAGGTGCATCACCAAGTTTGCCCAG CAGTACGTGGGTTCCTTCTCCGTGGATGACCTGGACACCCAGGAGGGCGTGTGGCTGGTGCAACAGCAGCTGTGGGCACTGAAG GACTGTCCCCGACGCCGGGCCGTCATCCTGAAATTCAGCCTTCAGGGCCTCAAGATCTACAGCGGGGAGGGTGAG GTGCTCCTGATGGCACACGCCCTGAGGCGAATACTCTACTCCACCTGGTGCCCAGCCGACTGCCAGTTTGCCTTTGTGGCCCGAAACCCACGGAGCCCGGCCAGCAAGCTCTTCTGTCACCTCTTTGTGGGCAGACAGCCTGGAGAG gTCCAGATCCTGCACCTGCTGCTCTGCCGCTCCTTCCAGCTTGCTTACCTCCTGCAGCACCCTGCGGAGCGGGCACAGCctgagccctgcctggggcccgCAGGGGATGTGCCCCTGAAGCCgctggccagccctgggaggccccCTGGCCTAGTCCGGGAGCCCTTCGTCCGTGACCAGCTCTCACAGAACGTGCGTGCACTGGTCTCCTTCCGGCGGCTGCCAGCAGAGGGGCCCGTGGGCAGTGGG AAGGAGCTGCTAGAGTTGGAAGGCTGTGGCAGTGCCCGCCATTTCCGCCTGGGGAATCCCTACTGCTCCCCCACTCTGGTGCGCAAGAAGGCCATCCGCAGCAAGGTGATCCGCTCCGGGGCCTACCGCGGCTGCACCTACGAGACCCAGCTGCAGCTGTCGGCCCGGGAGGCCT TTCCTGCCGCGTGGGAGGCGTGGCCCCAAGGCCCGGGTGGCCCCGCGTGCCTGGTGGAAACTGAGGGCAGCCTGACGGAGAACATCTGGGCCTTTGCTGGCATCTCCAG gcccagtgccctcgCCCTGCTGCGGAGAGACGTGCTCGGGGCCTTCCTGCTGTGGCCCGAGCCGGGCGCCTGTGGCCAGTGGTGCCTGTCGGTGCGGACACAGTGCGGCGTGGTGCCCCACCACGTCTTCCGGAACCACCTGGGCCGCTACAGCGTGGAG cacctgcccgcTGAGTTCCCCAGCCTGGAGGCCCTGGTGGAGCACCACGCTGGGACTGCGCGCAGCCTCTTCTGCTCGCTCGACATGGGCCGCCTGAACCCCGGCTACGAGGAGCAGGACTGTGGGCCCGAGGGCAGGCCTCCCCGGACACTCCGGCCCCTTGGCCATGCCAAGTCCGAGGCAGAACTGCAGGGCCTGGGCTAG
- the SH2D5 gene encoding SH2 domain-containing protein 5 isoform X2, with the protein MQKAGARGRRASDCGPAPHRPRCITKFAQYVGSFSVDDLDTQEGVWLVQQQLWALKDCPRRRAVILKFSLQGLKIYSGEGEVLLMAHALRRILYSTWCPADCQFAFVARNPRSPASKLFCHLFVGRQPGEVQILHLLLCRSFQLAYLLQHPAERAQPEPCLGPAGDVPLKPLASPGRPPGLVREPFVRDQLSQNVRALVSFRRLPAEGPVGSGKELLELEGCGSARHFRLGNPYCSPTLVRKKAIRSKVIRSGAYRGCTYETQLQLSAREAFPAAWEAWPQGPGGPACLVETEGSLTENIWAFAGISRPSALALLRRDVLGAFLLWPEPGACGQWCLSVRTQCGVVPHHVFRNHLGRYSVEHLPAEFPSLEALVEHHAGTARSLFCSLDMGRLNPGYEEQDCGPEGRPPRTLRPLGHAKSEAELQGLG; encoded by the exons ATGCAGAAGGCCGGGGCGAGGGGCCGGAGGGCCTCTGACTGCGGCCCTGCCCCTCACCGACCCAGGTGCATCACCAAGTTTGCCCAG TACGTGGGTTCCTTCTCCGTGGATGACCTGGACACCCAGGAGGGCGTGTGGCTGGTGCAACAGCAGCTGTGGGCACTGAAG GACTGTCCCCGACGCCGGGCCGTCATCCTGAAATTCAGCCTTCAGGGCCTCAAGATCTACAGCGGGGAGGGTGAG GTGCTCCTGATGGCACACGCCCTGAGGCGAATACTCTACTCCACCTGGTGCCCAGCCGACTGCCAGTTTGCCTTTGTGGCCCGAAACCCACGGAGCCCGGCCAGCAAGCTCTTCTGTCACCTCTTTGTGGGCAGACAGCCTGGAGAG gTCCAGATCCTGCACCTGCTGCTCTGCCGCTCCTTCCAGCTTGCTTACCTCCTGCAGCACCCTGCGGAGCGGGCACAGCctgagccctgcctggggcccgCAGGGGATGTGCCCCTGAAGCCgctggccagccctgggaggccccCTGGCCTAGTCCGGGAGCCCTTCGTCCGTGACCAGCTCTCACAGAACGTGCGTGCACTGGTCTCCTTCCGGCGGCTGCCAGCAGAGGGGCCCGTGGGCAGTGGG AAGGAGCTGCTAGAGTTGGAAGGCTGTGGCAGTGCCCGCCATTTCCGCCTGGGGAATCCCTACTGCTCCCCCACTCTGGTGCGCAAGAAGGCCATCCGCAGCAAGGTGATCCGCTCCGGGGCCTACCGCGGCTGCACCTACGAGACCCAGCTGCAGCTGTCGGCCCGGGAGGCCT TTCCTGCCGCGTGGGAGGCGTGGCCCCAAGGCCCGGGTGGCCCCGCGTGCCTGGTGGAAACTGAGGGCAGCCTGACGGAGAACATCTGGGCCTTTGCTGGCATCTCCAG gcccagtgccctcgCCCTGCTGCGGAGAGACGTGCTCGGGGCCTTCCTGCTGTGGCCCGAGCCGGGCGCCTGTGGCCAGTGGTGCCTGTCGGTGCGGACACAGTGCGGCGTGGTGCCCCACCACGTCTTCCGGAACCACCTGGGCCGCTACAGCGTGGAG cacctgcccgcTGAGTTCCCCAGCCTGGAGGCCCTGGTGGAGCACCACGCTGGGACTGCGCGCAGCCTCTTCTGCTCGCTCGACATGGGCCGCCTGAACCCCGGCTACGAGGAGCAGGACTGTGGGCCCGAGGGCAGGCCTCCCCGGACACTCCGGCCCCTTGGCCATGCCAAGTCCGAGGCAGAACTGCAGGGCCTGGGCTAG